The Strix aluco isolate bStrAlu1 chromosome 1, bStrAlu1.hap1, whole genome shotgun sequence genome has a window encoding:
- the OTUD6B gene encoding deubiquitinase OTUD6B isoform X1, with product MEGSGDEEAGAGGPLQQLVKRQRKEKRELQAKIQGMKNAVPKNDKKRRKQLADEVAKLEAELEQKHKEELKEMKEASPEQNKTDSIADGVANLELEGAEQQIQHPRISKAQKRREKKAALEKEREERIAEAEIENLTGARHLESQKLASVLAARHLEIKQIPSDGHCMYRAIEDQLKDRQNSWTVATLRNQTAKYMQSHFDDFLPFLTNPSTGDMYSKEEFEKYCDDIANTAAWGGQLELRALSHILQTPIEVVQMDSPPIIVGEEYSGKPIILVYMRHAYGLGEHYNSVKLLTDTATENSS from the exons ATGGAGGGCTCCGGCGACGAggaggcgggggccggcgggccgCTGCAGCAGCTGGTGAAGCGTCAGCGCAAGGAGAAGCGGGAGCTCCAGG CAAAAATTCAAGGCATGAAAAATGCTGTTCCCAAGAATGATAAAAAGAGACGAAAACAGCTGGCTGATGAAGTTGCCAAACTAGAGGCAGAACTTGAACAGAAGCACAAAGAGGAATTAAAGGAGATGAAGGAAGCTTCACCTGAGCAGAATAAG acagATTCTATAGCTGATGGAGTTGCAAATTTAGAGCTTGAAGGAGCAGAGCAACAGATTCAGCATCCTCGAATATCAAAAGCACAGAAGAGGCGG gaaaaaaaagctgccttggagaaggaaagagaagaaaggataGCTGAAGCTGAGATAGAAAATCTAACGGGTGCTAGACATCTTGAAAGTCAGAAACTTGCCTCCGTCTTGGCAGCAAGGCACTTAGAGATTAAACAGATCCCTTCAGATGGACATTGCATGTACAGAGCTATTGAAGATCAGCTCAAGGATCGACAAAACTCCTGGACTGTTGCAACTCTGAGGAACCAAACAGCAAAGTATATGCAAAGTCACTTTGATGACTTCCTGCCATTTCTTACAAACCCTAGTACTGGAGACATGTATAGCAAAG aggaatttgaaaaatactgtgatGATATAGCAAATACAGCTGCATGGGGTGGTCAGCTGGAA CTAAGGGCTTTGTCGCACATTTTGCAAACACCTATTGAAGTAGTGCAAATGGATTCCCCTCCTATTATTGTTGGTGAAGAATATTCAGGCAAACCAATAATACTTGT gtatATGAGACATGCTTATGGATTAGGAGAACATTACAATTCTGTAAAACTTCTAACAGACACTgctacagaaaacagcagctag
- the OTUD6B gene encoding deubiquitinase OTUD6B isoform X3 translates to MEGSGDEEAGAGGPLQQLVKRQRKEKRELQAKIQGMKNAVPKNDKKRRKQLADEVAKLEAELEQKHKEELKEMKEASPEQNKTDSIADGVANLELEGAEQQIQHPRISKAQKRREKKAALEKEREERIAEAEIENLTGARHLESQKLASVLAARHLEIKQIPSDGHCMYRAIEDQLKDRQNSWTVATLRNQTAKYMQSHFDDFLPFLTNPSTGDMYSKEEFEKYCDDIANTAAWGGQLEVYETCLWIRRTLQFCKTSNRHCYRKQQLAHKSHKSTWVIVAL, encoded by the exons ATGGAGGGCTCCGGCGACGAggaggcgggggccggcgggccgCTGCAGCAGCTGGTGAAGCGTCAGCGCAAGGAGAAGCGGGAGCTCCAGG CAAAAATTCAAGGCATGAAAAATGCTGTTCCCAAGAATGATAAAAAGAGACGAAAACAGCTGGCTGATGAAGTTGCCAAACTAGAGGCAGAACTTGAACAGAAGCACAAAGAGGAATTAAAGGAGATGAAGGAAGCTTCACCTGAGCAGAATAAG acagATTCTATAGCTGATGGAGTTGCAAATTTAGAGCTTGAAGGAGCAGAGCAACAGATTCAGCATCCTCGAATATCAAAAGCACAGAAGAGGCGG gaaaaaaaagctgccttggagaaggaaagagaagaaaggataGCTGAAGCTGAGATAGAAAATCTAACGGGTGCTAGACATCTTGAAAGTCAGAAACTTGCCTCCGTCTTGGCAGCAAGGCACTTAGAGATTAAACAGATCCCTTCAGATGGACATTGCATGTACAGAGCTATTGAAGATCAGCTCAAGGATCGACAAAACTCCTGGACTGTTGCAACTCTGAGGAACCAAACAGCAAAGTATATGCAAAGTCACTTTGATGACTTCCTGCCATTTCTTACAAACCCTAGTACTGGAGACATGTATAGCAAAG aggaatttgaaaaatactgtgatGATATAGCAAATACAGCTGCATGGGGTGGTCAGCTGGAA gtatATGAGACATGCTTATGGATTAGGAGAACATTACAATTCTGTAAAACTTCTAACAGACACTgctacagaaaacagcagctagCACACAAAAGTCATAAATCCACATGGGTAATAGTTGCATTGTGA
- the OTUD6B gene encoding deubiquitinase OTUD6B isoform X2, translated as MNTHFAFRNFILRTAKIQGMKNAVPKNDKKRRKQLADEVAKLEAELEQKHKEELKEMKEASPEQNKTDSIADGVANLELEGAEQQIQHPRISKAQKRREKKAALEKEREERIAEAEIENLTGARHLESQKLASVLAARHLEIKQIPSDGHCMYRAIEDQLKDRQNSWTVATLRNQTAKYMQSHFDDFLPFLTNPSTGDMYSKEEFEKYCDDIANTAAWGGQLELRALSHILQTPIEVVQMDSPPIIVGEEYSGKPIILVYMRHAYGLGEHYNSVKLLTDTATENSS; from the exons atgaatacCCATTTTGCTTTTAGAAACTTTATTTTAAGGACAG CAAAAATTCAAGGCATGAAAAATGCTGTTCCCAAGAATGATAAAAAGAGACGAAAACAGCTGGCTGATGAAGTTGCCAAACTAGAGGCAGAACTTGAACAGAAGCACAAAGAGGAATTAAAGGAGATGAAGGAAGCTTCACCTGAGCAGAATAAG acagATTCTATAGCTGATGGAGTTGCAAATTTAGAGCTTGAAGGAGCAGAGCAACAGATTCAGCATCCTCGAATATCAAAAGCACAGAAGAGGCGG gaaaaaaaagctgccttggagaaggaaagagaagaaaggataGCTGAAGCTGAGATAGAAAATCTAACGGGTGCTAGACATCTTGAAAGTCAGAAACTTGCCTCCGTCTTGGCAGCAAGGCACTTAGAGATTAAACAGATCCCTTCAGATGGACATTGCATGTACAGAGCTATTGAAGATCAGCTCAAGGATCGACAAAACTCCTGGACTGTTGCAACTCTGAGGAACCAAACAGCAAAGTATATGCAAAGTCACTTTGATGACTTCCTGCCATTTCTTACAAACCCTAGTACTGGAGACATGTATAGCAAAG aggaatttgaaaaatactgtgatGATATAGCAAATACAGCTGCATGGGGTGGTCAGCTGGAA CTAAGGGCTTTGTCGCACATTTTGCAAACACCTATTGAAGTAGTGCAAATGGATTCCCCTCCTATTATTGTTGGTGAAGAATATTCAGGCAAACCAATAATACTTGT gtatATGAGACATGCTTATGGATTAGGAGAACATTACAATTCTGTAAAACTTCTAACAGACACTgctacagaaaacagcagctag